From the genome of Colwellia psychrerythraea 34H, one region includes:
- a CDS encoding DUF2878 domain-containing protein, giving the protein MFINLIVFNLVGFNLAWFGLVYWGNNFIPFSLLLLISHLFFIAKSRNELLLIMVITFIGIFVDSLLVQFNVFIFVNGGHIPFWLMMLWACFATTICHSLRFLSGRKALQLFVGAIFAPLSYIAGYKFQAVDFGQSMISTYLLLSVIWAVLFVLFFYIKDKLVKAEVSYV; this is encoded by the coding sequence GTGTTTATTAACTTAATAGTCTTTAATTTGGTTGGTTTTAACTTAGCCTGGTTTGGCTTAGTTTATTGGGGCAATAACTTTATCCCCTTCAGCCTTTTATTATTGATTTCACACCTTTTTTTTATCGCTAAATCACGAAACGAATTACTGCTAATAATGGTGATAACTTTTATTGGTATCTTTGTTGATTCATTGCTTGTGCAATTTAATGTTTTTATTTTTGTTAATGGCGGTCATATTCCGTTTTGGTTGATGATGCTTTGGGCTTGTTTTGCGACAACTATATGCCATAGCTTACGATTTCTATCGGGACGTAAGGCATTACAACTCTTCGTTGGTGCCATATTTGCGCCCTTGAGTTATATCGCTGGTTACAAATTTCAGGCGGTTGATTTTGGTCAATCTATGATCTCAACGTATTTGCTTTTAAGTGTGATATGGGCAGTGTTATTTGTTTTGTTTTTCTATATAAAAGACAAACTAGTCAAGGCTGAGGTGAGTTATGTTTAA
- a CDS encoding DUF3833 domain-containing protein, whose product MTKVKIFLLIIITCSLISSCSTALDDYQDVDKPFDIKRYFDGRVIAWGMVQNYSNKVSRRFCVEIEGSWQGNEGVLAEKFYFNDGEISYRNWQLSKKTDGSYEGQAEDVIGMAIGKHQGFAFQFQYQLSLVVEDESYQVSMDDWMYQLDEFRVMNKTSMSKLGVKVAEVTLFFDKQTQVQQCPSSNAK is encoded by the coding sequence ATGACTAAAGTTAAGATTTTTCTATTAATTATCATTACCTGTAGTCTTATTTCTAGTTGCTCCACAGCGTTAGATGATTATCAAGATGTTGATAAACCATTTGATATTAAACGTTACTTTGATGGGCGAGTAATCGCTTGGGGCATGGTGCAGAATTATTCTAATAAAGTAAGTAGACGATTTTGTGTCGAAATAGAGGGCTCATGGCAAGGTAATGAAGGCGTTCTTGCGGAAAAATTTTATTTTAATGATGGTGAAATCAGTTACCGAAACTGGCAATTATCTAAAAAAACGGATGGTAGTTATGAAGGGCAAGCGGAAGACGTGATAGGAATGGCTATTGGTAAACATCAAGGTTTCGCATTTCAGTTTCAATACCAATTATCATTAGTTGTTGAAGATGAAAGCTATCAAGTTTCTATGGATGACTGGATGTATCAACTTGATGAGTTTCGGGTAATGAATAAGACCTCGATGAGCAAGCTTGGCGTTAAAGTTGCTGAGGTGACATTGTTTTTTGATAAGCAAACACAAGTGCAACAATGTCCAAGTAGTAATGCAAAGTAA
- a CDS encoding nuclear transport factor 2 family protein: MENKTLDHTLQGAPLWLTNFVLVYQKLSKENLQLLATIYHENVTFIDPLHTVEGFDDLYQYFENLYQNLSACDFVIEEVIWQDSQASLFWTMTYQHPKLNKGKMVTVVGTSHIKGEGDKVIYHRDFLDLGAMLYEQLPILGKLTKWIKTKAAN, translated from the coding sequence ATGGAAAATAAAACGTTAGATCACACCCTACAAGGTGCACCTTTGTGGCTAACTAATTTTGTGCTTGTTTATCAAAAGCTATCGAAAGAGAATCTGCAATTATTAGCCACTATTTACCATGAAAATGTCACCTTTATTGATCCTCTACACACAGTGGAAGGCTTTGATGATTTATATCAGTACTTTGAAAATCTCTATCAAAACCTTTCTGCGTGTGATTTCGTTATTGAAGAGGTGATTTGGCAGGATTCGCAAGCTTCACTATTTTGGACCATGACTTACCAACACCCTAAGCTCAACAAAGGTAAAATGGTTACTGTCGTTGGCACCTCACATATTAAGGGAGAAGGCGATAAGGTTATTTACCATAGAGACTTCCTTGATTTAGGTGCAATGCTTTATGAGCAGCTGCCTATACTCGGCAAGCTTACTAAGTGGATAAAAACTAAGGCGGCAAACTAA
- a CDS encoding ChrR family anti-sigma-E factor: protein MINHHPKFELIQAFVNGDLPASLSAGIAIHADMCPVCQQTIAQFTEQVAENSFEEEYLDRFIIDDNEALEAIATIDFDHMIDNIVESSDIAVVVPKVEKTVSFNDTTYTLPAALNSMEMGKHAQIGKLTRARIQLNENEIHSSLLHIQPGGGVPEHTHKGFELTVLLAGSFHDESGEYVKGDFIMLDSSHQHHPISSNGCLCYTVANDALHFTHGINKLLNPIGSFIY, encoded by the coding sequence ATGATTAACCATCACCCTAAATTTGAGCTTATTCAAGCGTTTGTAAATGGTGATTTACCTGCATCTTTATCTGCTGGTATCGCTATTCATGCAGATATGTGTCCGGTATGTCAGCAAACGATCGCCCAATTTACTGAACAAGTGGCTGAAAATAGTTTTGAAGAAGAATACTTAGATAGATTCATCATTGATGACAATGAAGCACTAGAAGCGATTGCAACAATAGATTTTGATCACATGATAGATAATATTGTTGAATCTTCTGATATCGCTGTTGTTGTACCAAAAGTAGAAAAAACAGTCAGTTTTAATGATACTACTTACACTCTTCCTGCAGCATTAAATAGTATGGAAATGGGTAAACATGCTCAAATTGGTAAGTTAACGAGAGCTCGAATTCAGTTGAATGAAAATGAAATCCATAGCAGTTTACTACATATACAGCCTGGTGGAGGCGTACCTGAACATACGCATAAAGGTTTTGAGCTTACGGTGCTGTTAGCGGGATCATTTCATGATGAAAGTGGTGAGTATGTTAAGGGGGATTTTATCATGCTTGACAGTTCTCATCAGCATCATCCTATTTCTAGCAATGGTTGTCTTTGTTATACCGTTGCTAATGATGCACTACACTTTACCCATGGTATTAATAAGTTGCTTAACCCAATAGGTTCTTTCATATATTAG
- a CDS encoding YbgA family protein gives MIYSVDKKDIEIGISACLIGEKVRFDASNKPSHFCIKEFSEHVSYKSFCPEVAVGLPIPRPTIRQIKRDDVIHVSQKDGSGDVTEALKAYGKKVASMTKSLSGYIFCAKSPSCGMERVKIYSPEGNSLPSKGIGAFAKEIMDANPLLPCEENGRLNDPLLRENFVARVFAYKHWQTIVESGLTKHKLTTFHSHYKYTVMSHDLIAYKELGQLLARADLPLDEVAAQYILGLMTALKIIATRKKHANTLAHIQGYFSKHLQANERQELCEQIDAYREGLIPLMAPLTLIKHYLLNHPKDYLTKQAYLSPYPDKLRLRYAY, from the coding sequence ATGATTTATTCAGTGGATAAGAAAGACATAGAAATTGGTATTAGCGCTTGTTTAATTGGTGAAAAGGTTCGGTTTGATGCCAGTAATAAACCGTCTCATTTTTGTATTAAAGAATTTTCAGAACATGTTTCATATAAGTCATTTTGCCCAGAAGTTGCTGTAGGTTTACCTATTCCTAGACCAACCATTCGTCAAATAAAGCGTGATGATGTTATTCATGTTTCTCAAAAAGATGGCAGTGGCGATGTTACCGAGGCCTTAAAAGCGTATGGAAAAAAAGTAGCCAGCATGACCAAATCGTTAAGTGGTTATATTTTTTGCGCTAAAAGCCCAAGTTGCGGCATGGAAAGAGTTAAGATTTATAGCCCCGAAGGTAACTCATTACCCTCAAAAGGTATCGGTGCTTTTGCCAAAGAAATTATGGATGCTAACCCGTTATTACCTTGCGAAGAAAATGGCCGTCTAAACGATCCTCTACTGCGTGAAAACTTTGTTGCCAGAGTATTTGCTTATAAACATTGGCAAACGATTGTTGAATCAGGATTAACTAAGCACAAGTTAACCACCTTTCATAGCCATTACAAGTATACGGTGATGAGCCACGATTTAATCGCCTATAAAGAGTTAGGGCAATTATTAGCAAGAGCTGATTTACCCCTTGATGAGGTGGCGGCGCAATATATTTTAGGATTAATGACGGCACTGAAAATTATAGCGACCCGTAAAAAGCATGCTAATACACTGGCGCATATTCAAGGATACTTTTCAAAGCACTTACAAGCGAATGAAAGACAGGAATTATGTGAACAAATTGATGCTTATCGCGAAGGACTTATTCCGTTAATGGCACCTTTAACGTTAATTAAGCATTATCTACTTAATCATCCAAAAGACTATTTAACAAAGCAAGCGTACTTATCTCCTTACCCTGATAAATTAAGATTGAGATACGCTTACTAA
- a CDS encoding MATE family efflux transporter → MKDLTQGSIPKHLISMALPMMIGMLIQTLYFIVDLYFVGKLGSAALAGLSLAGNAMFLIFALTQILNVSTAALISHAVGAKDQQDANLTFNQSMMLSTVVGIIVCIIGYFGAQDYLNLISQDSETVMMGLTYLHWFIPCMALQFIMVSISSALRGTGIVKPTMVIQTLSILLNIILSPILITGWGSGYAMGIAGAGFASSLSVIFAVVLLCYYFITTDKYVSVDFSLWHINVPRIKKLLAIGLPAGGEFFLMFVYMGAIYWLIKPFGAEAQAAFGLGSRVMQALFLPAMAIAFAAPAIAGQNFGAQNYQRVRDTFRWTAIMTCSLMAIILLICLSQAEWMLTHFSDDREVILISVAFLQMICWNFVPAGLVFTCSGMFQALGNTMPALLSTATRLITFILPALWLSKQSDFQIEQLWYVSVATVCLQSSVSFYFLKREFKKRLPNDNLSNECSDELNKNKLIT, encoded by the coding sequence ATGAAAGATCTTACCCAAGGCTCAATTCCTAAACATCTGATCTCGATGGCATTACCCATGATGATAGGTATGCTTATTCAAACATTGTATTTTATTGTTGATTTGTATTTTGTGGGTAAATTAGGCTCTGCAGCGCTCGCGGGATTGAGCTTAGCCGGTAATGCGATGTTTTTAATCTTCGCGCTGACACAAATACTCAATGTGAGCACTGCAGCGCTTATCTCTCATGCGGTAGGCGCAAAAGATCAACAAGACGCAAACCTTACCTTCAATCAATCAATGATGTTATCTACTGTCGTTGGCATCATTGTTTGTATCATTGGTTATTTTGGTGCACAAGATTACCTTAATTTAATATCACAAGACTCAGAAACCGTGATGATGGGCTTAACTTACTTACATTGGTTCATTCCCTGTATGGCGCTGCAGTTTATTATGGTCTCTATCAGCTCTGCGCTTCGAGGAACAGGTATTGTTAAACCAACTATGGTGATTCAGACGCTATCTATTTTACTCAATATCATACTCTCACCCATATTGATTACTGGTTGGGGTTCAGGCTACGCCATGGGTATCGCTGGCGCTGGATTTGCCAGCTCACTGTCAGTAATTTTTGCTGTGGTACTTTTATGTTATTACTTTATAACAACAGATAAGTACGTCAGCGTTGATTTCTCTCTTTGGCATATTAACGTGCCTCGCATTAAGAAATTGCTAGCTATTGGTTTACCCGCCGGTGGGGAGTTCTTTTTGATGTTTGTTTATATGGGCGCTATTTATTGGCTAATTAAACCGTTTGGTGCGGAAGCTCAAGCAGCATTTGGTCTTGGTTCACGTGTCATGCAAGCATTATTCTTACCTGCAATGGCTATTGCTTTTGCAGCGCCTGCGATTGCAGGGCAAAACTTTGGCGCACAAAATTACCAAAGGGTGAGAGATACTTTTAGATGGACTGCCATTATGACCTGCTCGTTAATGGCTATTATCTTGTTAATTTGTTTAAGCCAAGCAGAATGGATGCTGACTCACTTTTCTGACGATCGAGAAGTGATTTTGATTAGTGTGGCTTTTTTACAAATGATTTGTTGGAACTTTGTTCCTGCCGGTTTAGTTTTTACTTGCTCGGGTATGTTTCAAGCTCTGGGAAACACCATGCCTGCTTTACTGAGTACCGCAACCCGCTTAATTACTTTTATCTTGCCTGCCCTTTGGTTATCCAAACAAAGTGACTTTCAGATAGAGCAGCTTTGGTATGTTTCTGTCGCTACCGTTTGTTTGCAATCATCGGTGAGTTTTTACTTTCTAAAACGAGAGTTTAAAAAACGTTTACCTAATGATAATTTATCAAACGAATGTTCTGATGAACTTAATAAAAATAAACTTATCACTTAA
- a CDS encoding chalcone isomerase family protein, with translation MFKLSFSLCSSYLSYFYLICCLSQSVVFANSISDEMELPNNLQSTIDTQAFVSIGETTFSILFWDLYKSQLLTTSGKYPINIATDKVLFTINYLADISSEDLINRTIDQWDHLGIPAEEYLTYVSDLKNMWPDIKEGDSLSLLIHQGRSVFYFNQQYIGVITPSEFGQIFLAIWLSENTSEPELRRELLGSITYD, from the coding sequence ATGTTTAAGCTTTCTTTTTCTTTATGTTCTTCTTATTTATCGTACTTCTATTTGATTTGTTGCTTGTCACAAAGTGTAGTCTTTGCAAATAGCATCTCCGATGAAATGGAATTGCCAAATAATTTACAAAGCACTATTGATACCCAAGCCTTTGTATCGATAGGGGAGACCACGTTTTCTATTTTATTTTGGGACCTTTATAAAAGTCAGTTACTGACTACTTCTGGAAAATATCCCATCAATATAGCAACCGACAAGGTACTTTTTACGATTAATTATTTAGCTGATATTTCCAGTGAAGACCTTATCAACAGAACCATAGATCAATGGGATCACTTAGGCATTCCCGCTGAGGAGTATCTGACTTACGTATCTGATCTAAAAAATATGTGGCCAGACATCAAAGAGGGTGACAGCTTATCTTTGCTTATACACCAAGGGCGCAGTGTCTTTTATTTTAATCAGCAATATATTGGCGTTATTACCCCCTCTGAATTTGGTCAAATATTTCTTGCTATTTGGCTATCTGAAAATACCAGTGAGCCTGAATTACGCCGTGAATTATTAGGAAGTATTACCTATGACTAA
- a CDS encoding cryptochrome/photolyase family protein: protein MLLWLRNDLRTHDNPALHYFLSRNALSQHDSAVPAKAIFFICEQQWQQHDWSPIKIDFIKRHAHALVKELALLNIELELIELDNFTQQKTYLHSYCQLHNITEVVANSEVEFNEQQRDKALYLELKASGIPLTLLEADVIVPKGKVLNQSGIMYKVFTPFKRAWLTYIQQGGFEYLGKVSVKSSAVNKADNQEEDQGSISSTWPLATVFEQQILPKFYQQKISTYKLNRDIPSIKGTSGISPYLAAGVISPRFVLRLLLNKHPDLLVASDSEEFSWLNEIIWREFYRHLLFHEQRLCKHQCYKENYQEMLWHNDAALFDAWCQGRTGYPLVDAAMRQLNQTGWMHNRLRMVVASFLTKHLLIDWRLGEKYFMQHLIDGDLASNNGGWQWAASTGCDAQPYFRIFNPIRQSERFDPKGVFIRKYIPELNNISDKAIHFPHQYIKDNELNIYWPAIVEHKEARLKALAFYKV from the coding sequence TTGCTACTTTGGCTCCGTAATGACCTTCGAACACACGACAATCCAGCGTTACACTATTTCCTGAGTCGTAACGCCTTAAGTCAACATGATTCAGCAGTACCAGCGAAAGCTATCTTTTTTATCTGTGAACAACAATGGCAACAACATGATTGGTCGCCGATAAAGATAGATTTTATTAAGCGTCACGCCCATGCCCTTGTTAAAGAACTCGCGCTATTAAATATCGAACTTGAATTGATTGAACTCGATAATTTTACCCAGCAAAAAACGTATTTACACAGCTATTGTCAACTGCACAATATTACTGAAGTGGTGGCTAATAGTGAGGTTGAATTTAATGAACAGCAACGAGATAAAGCCTTATATTTAGAATTAAAGGCTAGCGGTATTCCATTAACCTTACTTGAAGCAGACGTAATCGTACCAAAAGGCAAAGTCCTGAATCAGTCGGGTATTATGTATAAGGTTTTTACACCGTTTAAGCGTGCTTGGTTAACCTATATTCAGCAAGGCGGCTTTGAGTATTTAGGCAAAGTATCTGTTAAATCGTCAGCGGTTAACAAGGCTGATAATCAAGAAGAAGATCAGGGAAGTATTTCTAGTACCTGGCCGCTAGCAACTGTTTTTGAGCAGCAAATACTACCAAAGTTTTACCAACAAAAAATAAGCACTTACAAACTTAATCGTGATATACCATCGATTAAAGGTACGTCGGGTATATCACCTTATTTGGCTGCAGGTGTTATCAGTCCTCGTTTTGTACTTCGATTATTACTTAACAAACATCCCGATTTGTTAGTCGCGTCAGACAGTGAAGAATTTTCATGGTTGAATGAGATTATTTGGCGAGAGTTTTATCGCCACCTGCTTTTTCATGAACAACGATTATGTAAACACCAATGTTATAAAGAAAATTATCAAGAGATGTTGTGGCATAACGATGCTGCATTATTTGATGCGTGGTGCCAAGGCAGAACTGGCTACCCACTTGTTGATGCTGCAATGAGGCAGCTCAATCAAACAGGCTGGATGCATAATCGTCTTCGTATGGTCGTGGCGAGCTTTCTAACCAAACATTTACTCATTGATTGGCGATTAGGTGAAAAATATTTTATGCAGCACCTGATTGACGGCGATTTAGCTTCAAATAATGGTGGCTGGCAATGGGCGGCTAGCACTGGCTGTGATGCACAACCTTACTTTAGGATTTTTAATCCTATTAGACAAAGCGAACGTTTTGATCCAAAGGGCGTTTTCATACGTAAATATATACCAGAGCTTAACAATATTTCTGATAAGGCGATTCACTTTCCTCATCAATATATTAAGGATAATGAACTAAATATTTATTGGCCAGCGATTGTTGAGCACAAAGAGGCTAGGTTAAAAGCGTTAGCTTTTTATAAGGTGTAA
- a CDS encoding sigma-70 family RNA polymerase sigma factor — MQTNLLSRPTSAKSTSMSDKINHPQLCQWLESVAISRDKQAFTHLFQFFAPKILRIARGKFPNEAQANEVVQDTMSNVWRKAHLYNQDKGAATTWVYTVMRNVTFDMLRKIQGNKEDNLSDDIWPIAESMSIENEIFDDHLEHANLLSVIEELPQAQQDVVKGFYFREMSQEQLAVHLHLPLGTVKSRLRLALGKLKVQLGEKHD; from the coding sequence ATGCAGACTAACTTGCTAAGCAGACCGACAAGTGCTAAATCTACTAGTATGTCAGATAAAATAAATCACCCACAACTCTGCCAATGGCTAGAGTCTGTTGCTATAAGTCGAGACAAACAAGCTTTCACTCATTTGTTTCAGTTCTTTGCACCCAAAATTCTACGTATTGCACGTGGTAAATTTCCTAATGAAGCACAAGCCAATGAAGTCGTGCAAGACACTATGAGTAATGTGTGGAGAAAAGCCCACCTTTACAATCAAGACAAGGGGGCTGCAACCACTTGGGTATACACGGTAATGCGTAACGTTACTTTCGATATGCTGAGAAAAATTCAAGGTAATAAAGAAGATAATCTAAGTGATGATATTTGGCCTATCGCTGAAAGTATGAGCATCGAAAATGAAATTTTTGATGACCATTTAGAACATGCAAACTTGTTAAGTGTCATAGAAGAGTTACCTCAAGCTCAACAAGACGTTGTTAAAGGTTTTTACTTTAGAGAAATGTCTCAAGAGCAGCTAGCTGTGCATCTACATTTACCACTAGGGACAGTTAAATCTCGATTACGTTTGGCCCTAGGAAAACTCAAAGTACAGTTAGGAGAAAAACATGATTAA
- a CDS encoding LON peptidase substrate-binding domain-containing protein codes for MKNLNVTLPIFPLPVFLLPGGVTKLRIFEPRYLKMVSTASSGQGFVLWLQDKNIIANESSTSMPWGSWVDIINFDQGDDGILEIDVKCKSLVVIKSIAHDENNLHFGDVSCIAHWSEIHVDMAKGKLSTSLASVFAENERLDDLYPTKGLNDSHWVLARWLEILPIELNVKNAFVVSYSFKEAKAFVESVILE; via the coding sequence ATGAAAAATTTAAATGTTACCTTACCAATATTTCCGTTACCCGTGTTCTTATTGCCAGGCGGGGTAACAAAGTTACGCATATTTGAACCACGCTATTTAAAAATGGTCAGTACCGCCTCTTCGGGTCAAGGTTTTGTTCTATGGCTTCAAGATAAAAATATAATTGCTAACGAAAGCTCTACTAGTATGCCGTGGGGTAGTTGGGTTGACATTATTAATTTTGATCAAGGTGATGACGGTATTTTAGAAATTGATGTTAAGTGTAAATCTCTGGTCGTCATTAAGAGCATAGCGCATGACGAAAATAATTTGCATTTTGGTGATGTTAGCTGCATTGCGCATTGGTCTGAAATTCATGTCGACATGGCTAAAGGAAAATTATCTACATCGTTAGCGAGTGTCTTTGCAGAGAACGAAAGGCTTGATGATTTATATCCAACGAAAGGTCTAAACGATAGCCATTGGGTGTTAGCGAGGTGGTTAGAGATACTACCTATAGAGTTAAATGTAAAAAATGCCTTTGTTGTGAGTTACAGTTTTAAAGAAGCAAAAGCGTTTGTTGAATCCGTTATTCTTGAATAG
- a CDS encoding SDR family NAD(P)-dependent oxidoreductase has translation MAIQNVLITGATSGIGLALFEKYTNQGENVIACGRNPGKMALLESRSYKTCLFDITEPAQIAAAAQDIKELDILILNAGDCRYVDDVKNFDGELFSNIINTNLSSLGALLQYFLPKVKKGGQVVFVSSSATILPFPRSEAYGASKAGMDYLANSLRLDLLEHDIDVTLVHPGFVSTPLTDKNDFAMPFMLTSEQAASRMLIGIEKRKKYLHFPKRLTLIMKLFSVLPSFLWQSLITKNDRSSKSHTREDQV, from the coding sequence ATGGCCATTCAAAATGTTTTAATCACAGGGGCAACATCAGGCATTGGCTTGGCGTTATTTGAAAAGTACACCAATCAAGGTGAAAACGTGATTGCCTGCGGTCGAAACCCAGGAAAAATGGCCCTTCTGGAGTCACGCTCTTATAAGACCTGTTTATTTGATATCACTGAGCCGGCACAAATAGCGGCTGCCGCTCAAGATATTAAAGAATTAGATATACTGATTTTAAATGCCGGTGATTGTCGCTATGTTGATGATGTTAAAAATTTTGATGGTGAGTTATTTTCTAATATCATCAATACCAACCTTTCTTCCTTAGGTGCGCTATTACAATACTTTTTACCAAAAGTGAAAAAGGGCGGGCAAGTCGTTTTTGTTAGTTCAAGTGCCACTATTTTACCGTTTCCTCGCAGTGAGGCTTACGGGGCATCAAAGGCCGGGATGGACTATTTAGCTAATAGTTTGAGGCTTGATCTACTTGAGCATGATATTGACGTTACTTTAGTGCACCCTGGTTTTGTTAGCACACCTTTAACGGATAAAAATGACTTTGCGATGCCTTTTATGCTGACCAGCGAACAAGCCGCGAGTCGTATGCTGATTGGTATTGAAAAGCGAAAAAAATATCTACATTTCCCCAAGCGACTAACGCTTATTATGAAACTATTTTCTGTTTTACCTTCGTTTTTATGGCAATCACTTATTACCAAAAATGATAGATCGAGTAAGAGTCACACTAGGGAAGATCAAGTATGA
- a CDS encoding fasciclin domain-containing protein: protein MKYFKILSVTVLSVFLLQGCNDDDNDVIEQVKQDVVAPTTIVDAAVNDGSFTTLVAALQATGLDTTLADTSAKFTVFAPTDKAFALLGQGTIDALLADTDKLSDILTYHVISGEVDAAAAIALAGTTVDMVNGDAVGLSLDGEKLLVNTATVITTNIQTDNGIIHVIDAVLLPPAEMMEPTLSIVEVALADPDNFSTLVAALSAADLVTTLSNEDATFTVFAPTNAAFALIAGDTLTALLGDTDALTKVLLQHVIADAAVNSVNAYALSGNMVDTAGMDKIALNINMDTDKLLFGGANVVMKDIYTTNGIIHVIDAVIIGDVALPKPSMSLVDIASSNSDLSTLVSALQSTGLDTVLANLDNDYTVFAPTNAAFAKLPAGTVEGLTSEQLSNILLYHVIAGEVLADGAINLAQSMDNMAEMANASKAAVSFTDGMLFINGAKVSAANVMAANGVVHLIDNVIMPPAMMGTPTLNIVEVALADPDNFSTLVTALTAADLVTTLSNEDAMFTVFAPTNAAFDKIDSEALTALLADTEMLTKVLLTHVVGESSLSSTDAYAKNGRSLTTASDVMIDVSIDADTGMLMIGGAKVIISDIYTTNGVIHVIDTVIME, encoded by the coding sequence GTGAAATATTTTAAAATACTAAGTGTAACCGTATTAAGTGTGTTTTTATTGCAAGGTTGCAATGACGACGATAATGACGTAATTGAACAAGTCAAACAAGATGTAGTTGCACCAACTACGATTGTTGATGCTGCTGTTAATGACGGCAGTTTCACTACTTTAGTTGCTGCTTTACAAGCGACAGGGCTAGATACAACCTTGGCAGATACCAGTGCGAAATTTACCGTTTTTGCGCCAACGGATAAAGCCTTTGCTTTGTTGGGGCAAGGTACCATTGATGCGCTGCTGGCTGATACTGATAAGTTATCAGATATTTTAACCTATCATGTTATTAGTGGTGAAGTTGATGCCGCAGCAGCTATAGCGCTAGCTGGGACAACCGTTGATATGGTGAATGGTGATGCCGTAGGTTTATCACTCGATGGTGAAAAATTATTGGTAAATACCGCCACAGTAATTACCACTAACATTCAGACTGATAATGGTATTATTCACGTTATCGATGCTGTTTTACTCCCACCCGCAGAAATGATGGAGCCGACATTGAGTATTGTCGAAGTAGCACTGGCTGATCCTGATAATTTCTCTACCTTAGTTGCCGCGCTTAGTGCTGCTGATTTAGTGACTACCTTGTCAAATGAAGATGCTACCTTTACTGTTTTTGCTCCGACTAATGCCGCATTTGCTTTAATTGCAGGTGATACCTTGACTGCATTGTTAGGTGATACCGATGCCTTAACAAAAGTACTACTGCAACATGTTATAGCAGATGCTGCTGTAAATTCGGTTAATGCCTACGCCTTGAGTGGCAATATGGTTGATACAGCGGGTATGGATAAAATAGCACTTAACATCAACATGGACACAGATAAGCTATTGTTTGGTGGTGCCAATGTTGTGATGAAAGATATTTATACAACCAACGGCATTATCCATGTGATAGATGCGGTAATTATTGGTGATGTGGCATTACCAAAACCGAGCATGAGCTTAGTTGATATTGCCAGTAGCAACAGTGATCTATCGACACTAGTGTCAGCGTTGCAATCAACAGGCCTAGATACCGTCTTAGCTAACCTTGATAATGACTATACTGTTTTTGCTCCAACTAATGCCGCTTTTGCTAAATTACCTGCTGGCACAGTTGAAGGATTAACTAGCGAACAATTAAGTAACATATTGCTATATCACGTAATCGCTGGCGAAGTTCTTGCTGATGGCGCTATCAACTTAGCTCAATCTATGGATAACATGGCAGAAATGGCGAATGCGAGTAAAGCCGCTGTATCGTTCACTGATGGCATGCTTTTCATTAATGGCGCTAAGGTAAGTGCAGCTAATGTTATGGCTGCAAATGGTGTTGTTCACTTAATTGATAATGTGATTATGCCTCCTGCAATGATGGGTACGCCAACATTGAATATTGTTGAAGTCGCTTTGGCAGACCCGGATAATTTTTCTACCCTAGTAACCGCACTTACTGCTGCTGATTTAGTGACTACTTTATCAAACGAAGATGCTATGTTTACTGTTTTTGCTCCAACTAATGCCGCCTTTGATAAGATTGACAGTGAAGCTTTAACCGCTTTATTAGCAGACACTGAGATGCTTACTAAAGTCTTATTAACTCATGTTGTGGGTGAAAGTAGCTTAAGTTCTACAGATGCTTATGCAAAAAATGGACGTTCATTAACCACAGCATCGGATGTAATGATTGATGTGAGTATTGACGCTGATACGGGAATGCTGATGATTGGAGGAGCTAAAGTAATTATCTCTGATATCTACACAACAAACGGTGTTATTCATGTAATCGATACCGTGATTATGGAATAG